The Budorcas taxicolor isolate Tak-1 chromosome 18, Takin1.1, whole genome shotgun sequence genome window below encodes:
- the CCDC8 gene encoding coiled-coil domain-containing protein 8 — translation MLQIGEDVDYLLIPREVRLAGGVWRVISKPATKEAEFRERLIQFLEEEGRTLEDVARIIEKSTPHPPQPPRKSKEPRVRRRVQQMVTPPPRLVVGTYDSSNASDSEFSDFETSRNKADKGRKGAGRGRKVRKMPVSYLGSKFLGSDLESEDDEELVEAFLRRGEKKASAPPPRRRVNLPVPMFDDSPGPQQSKADRWRECVSQVSWGKLKRRVKGWTPKSSPGVGEARQASTRVERDSASVPGSASLGCNLGNARDGRVAETPPRRWRPQINWASFRRRRREETASRAQGGEAANEQRVEAANNQRGEAVGNQRVEAIANQRGEAIGNQRGEAVDNQRAGPIAVQEAEAVDNQRADALAVQGAEAIPVQGAEAPADPRAEAAEDPRAEAPVVQGAEAVPDGEEAGSVQRAEAACNQRAETPAVQEAESSAAGRATGATAGARTRKPVKTVRFQTPGRFSWFRKRRRAFWHTPRLPTLPKRVPRAGEVRSLRVLRAEARAEAEHGEQEDQL, via the coding sequence ATGCTGCAGATTGGGGAAGATGTGGACTATCTGCTCATTCCCCGCGAGGTCCGGCTGGCCGGAGGCGTCTGGAGGGTCATTTCCAAGCCAGCCACCAAGGAGGCAGAATTTCGGGAACGGCTGATCCAGTTTCTGGAAGAAGAGGGCCGCACCCTGGAGGACGTGGCCCGCATCATCGAGAAGAGCACCCCGCATCCACCCCAGCCCCCTAGAAAGTCTAAGGAGCCCCGAGTGAGGAGGAGAGTCCAGCAGATGGTGACCCCACCCCCCCGGCTGGTCGTGGGCACTTATGACAGCAGTAACGCCAGTGACAGCGAGTTCAGCGATTTCGAGACCTCCAGGAACAAGGCTGACAAGGGCCGCAAAGGCGCCGGCCGTGGCAGGAAGGTGCGCAAAATGCCCGTCAGTTACCTGGGCAGCAAGTTCCTCGGAAGCGACCTGGAGAGCGAGGATGATGAGGAACTGGTGGAGGCCTTCCTCAGGCGAGGGGAGAAGAAAGCCAGCGCGCCTCCTCCCCGCCGCCGGGTGAACCTGCCTGTACCCATGTTTGACGAcagcccagggccccagcagTCCAAAGCGGACAGGTGGCGGGAGTGTGTCAGCCAGGTGTCCTGGGGGAAGCTGAAGCGGAGGGTGAAGGGCTGGACACCGAAGTCCAGCCCCGGGGTGGGCGAGGCCAGGCAGGCCTCTACCAGGGTGGAGAGGGACAGTGCATCGGTGCCAGGCAGTGCCAGCCTGGGGTGTAACCTGGGAAATGCACGAGATGGGCGGGTGGCTGAGACCCCCCCAAGGCGATGGAGGCCCCAGATCAACTGGGCTTCCTTCAGACGTCGCAGGAGGGAGGAAACAGCTTCCAGAGCTCAGGGGGGAGAGGCTGCAAATGAGCAGAGGGTGGAGGCTGCAAATAATCAGAGGGGGGAGGCTGTAGGTAATCAGAGGGTGGAAGCTATAGCTAATCAGAGGGGGGAGGCTATAGGTAATCAGAGGGGGGAGGCTGTAGATAATCAGAGAGCAGGGCCCATAGCTGTCCAGGAGGCAGAGGCTGTGGATAATCAGAGAGCAGATGCCCTGGCTGTCCAGGGGGCAGAGGCCATACCTGTCCAGGGGGCAGAGGCCCCGGCTGACCCGAGGGCAGAAGCTGCAGAGGATCCGAGGGCAGAGGCCCCGGTTGTCCAGGGAGCAGAGGCTGTACCTGATGGGGAAGAAGCTGGATCGGTCCAGAGGGCAGAAGCTGCCTGTAATCAGAGGGCAGAGACCCCGGCTGTTCAGGAGGCTGAATCCTCAGCTGCCGGAAGGGCCACAGGGGCCACTGCAGGAGCTCGGACCCGGAAACCAGTCAAGACAGTGAGGTTCCAGACCCCCGGACGCTTTTCATGGTTTCGGAAGCGCCGGAGAGCCTTCTGGCACACTCCCCGGTTGCCCACACTACCCAAGAGAGTGCCCAGGGCAGGCGAGGTCAGGAGCCTCAGGGTCCTGCGGGCCGAGGCCAGAGCGGAGGCAGAGCATGGCGAGCAAGAGGACCAGCTgtga